A window of Sphingobacterium sp. SRCM116780 contains these coding sequences:
- a CDS encoding DinB family protein, with the protein MTQHIFEFIISSRKGFIRLIDDLSLEELNQIPDGFNNNIFWNFAHIVVSTQTLSYVRTGILADSSTIKYTDDYKKDTKPTRNVTQEEVDEFKSLALTTIDQIQSDYAKGIFNSTTPYSTATYGFEMKTIEEVLVATLSHDNLHWGYALAQRKVIRNSK; encoded by the coding sequence ATGACACAGCATATATTTGAATTTATCATCAGTAGCCGTAAAGGATTCATACGGTTAATAGATGATTTGAGTTTGGAAGAATTAAATCAGATACCTGACGGGTTCAATAATAATATCTTTTGGAATTTTGCACATATCGTTGTTTCCACACAAACATTGAGCTATGTTCGCACAGGTATCTTAGCAGACAGTTCAACAATCAAGTACACTGACGATTATAAAAAAGATACCAAACCAACACGAAATGTGACACAGGAAGAAGTGGATGAATTTAAATCTTTGGCTTTAACAACGATCGATCAGATTCAAAGCGACTATGCCAAAGGTATTTTCAATTCCACCACTCCTTATTCCACAGCAACGTACGGCTTTGAGATGAAAACAATTGAAGAAGTATTAGTTGCTACATTATCACACGATAATTTGCATTGGGGATATGCCCTTGCGCAACGCAAAGTAATCAGAAATAGTAAATAG